The proteins below are encoded in one region of Thermothelomyces thermophilus ATCC 42464 chromosome 1, complete sequence:
- a CDS encoding cyclin-like F-box protein — MKSHSILDVVPNEILDGILCHLPTTALLPLAGVSRRLRAVTLHILKQRLARAVSEPDHRVMLECYHPAEKLYTPYLYCDYLRADPFTKSDGNGSDAGCLGGAYAHFRPVESDETRSWARRRSALWGRHWDVDDDDGGGGGGGDGDDGVSNGRKESRPSVDLYLDDDESFSQLCTITNIVRLGPKPGLFRSHVNINDGVVRVWRDWLGARARAAAAGRGGEGGAAGGGEMIGGSGEDREVVLWADPYRNVGVRFRVTEKDVRGQHHPVLVANDEQLPVAYRLEFEELLVRSTTLLVMVEKSEVQESSDESKAIVFVLF, encoded by the exons ATGAAGTCACACTCAATACTCGACGTCGTCCCGAACGAG ATCCTCGACGGCATCCTCTGCCACCTGCCCACCACCGCCCTCCTCCCTCTGGCGGGGGTCAGCCGCCGGCTCCGCGCGGTGACGCTGCACATCCTCAAGCAGCGCCTGGCCCGCGCCGTCTCCGAGCCGGACCACCGCGTCATGCTCGAGTGTTACCACCCGGCCGAGAAGCTCTACACGCCCTACCTGTACTGCGACTACCTCCGCGCTGACCCCTTCACCAAGAgcgacggcaacggcagcGATGCCGGGTGCCTGGGGGGAGCGTATGCGCACTTTCGTCCGGTGGAGAGCGACGAGACTAGGTCGTGGGCGAGGCGGAGATCCGCGCTGTGGGGCAGGCACTGGGAcgttgacgacgacgacggtggtggaggtggtggtggtgatggtgatgatggtgTTAGTAATGGCCGGAAGGAATCAAGGCCCTCGGTCGACCTGTACCTCGACGATGACGAGTCGTTTTCCCAGCTGTGCACCATCACGAACATTGTTCGGCTGGGGCCCAAGCCGGGCCTTTTTCGCAGCCACGTCAATATCAACGATGGCGTGGTGCGCGTGTGGCGTGACTGGTTAGGAGCAAGGGCCCGGGCTGCGGCCGCCGGGAGAGGCGGTGAGGgaggagcagcaggaggaggagaaatgATTGGTGGCAGTGGAGAGGACCGGGAGGTCGTGCTCTGGGCCGACCCGTACCGCAACGTCGGCGTGCGGTTCCGTGTGACGGAGAAGGACGTTCGCGGGCAGCACCACCCCGTGCTTGTCGCCAACGACGAGCAGCTGCCCGTGGCGTACCGTCTCGAGTTCGAAGAGCTGCTGGTGAGGAGCACAACGTTGCTGGTCATGGTGGAAAAGTCGGAGGTGCAAGAGAGCTCTGACGAGAGTAAAGCTATTGTGTTTGTGTTGTTCTGA